One genomic segment of Profundibacter amoris includes these proteins:
- the rplU gene encoding 50S ribosomal protein L21, with the protein MFAVMKTGGKQYKVQAGDVLRIERIAADAGEKVQFNEILMVGNTIGTPTVKGAGVQADVVDQIKGEKLIHFVKRRRKHGSKRTKGHRQKLTLVRITEILEKGADKSGVKEAVGTGSVSAAALAALKPASNKPVKAAPAKKAKAPAKPAAKPAKAKAEAKPAAKPAAKPAKKAAAKPAATGADDLKKLSGVGPALEKKLNENGVTTFAQIAGWSKADIADMDGKLSFKGRIEREGWVDQAKKLAKG; encoded by the coding sequence ATGTTTGCGGTTATGAAAACCGGCGGCAAGCAATACAAGGTTCAGGCAGGCGATGTCCTGCGGATCGAACGTATTGCGGCGGATGCGGGCGAAAAAGTCCAGTTCAACGAAATTCTGATGGTTGGCAACACAATCGGCACACCCACTGTTAAAGGTGCGGGCGTTCAGGCCGATGTGGTCGACCAGATCAAAGGCGAAAAGCTGATCCACTTTGTCAAGCGTCGTCGCAAGCATGGCTCCAAGCGCACCAAAGGCCACCGTCAAAAGCTGACGCTGGTCCGGATCACCGAGATCCTGGAAAAAGGCGCTGACAAGTCGGGTGTAAAAGAAGCTGTTGGCACGGGGTCGGTTTCGGCTGCTGCGCTGGCTGCCCTGAAGCCCGCCAGCAACAAGCCTGTCAAGGCAGCACCGGCGAAGAAGGCCAAGGCACCTGCCAAACCGGCCGCTAAACCGGCCAAAGCCAAGGCAGAAGCCAAACCGGCCGCAAAACCTGCCGCCAAGCCCGCCAAAAAGGCCGCCGCCAAACCGGCCGCTACGGGTGCTGACGATCTGAAGAAGCTGTCAGGCGTTGGCCCGGCACTGGAAAAGAAGCTGAATGAAAACGGCGTAACCACATTTGCCCAGATCGCGGGCTGGTCTAAAGCCGATATTGCTGATATGGACGGGAAACTGTCGTTCAAAGGCCGTATCGAGCGCGAAGGCTGGGTCGATCAGGCCAAGAAACTGGCTAAAGGCTAA
- a CDS encoding lysophospholipid acyltransferase family protein has translation MSGMWYPEEAEVPYKVTPMGRVRVVLRVVPMLLVILVGLAVLLLLRLVERPLFGMDRPITPYITQFVCKSALFIMGLRLIVTGDRMKQKGAVVANHASWLDIFTLNAAKRIYFVAKSEVAGWPLIGWLARATGTVFIARRPQDAKIHLQIFEDRLKAGHKLLFFPEGTSTDGLRVIPFKSTLFQAFFVPELRDIMHIQPVTVKYTAPDGEEERFYGWWGDMELAPHLLKTLSVRRNGSVEVIYHPPVRVADFDGRKALAKYCEDVVCSGFEHGG, from the coding sequence ATGAGCGGGATGTGGTACCCCGAAGAGGCCGAGGTGCCCTATAAGGTGACGCCAATGGGCCGGGTTCGGGTGGTGCTGCGGGTGGTGCCGATGCTGCTGGTTATTCTGGTCGGGCTGGCGGTGCTGCTGCTGCTGCGTCTGGTTGAGCGGCCGCTGTTCGGGATGGACCGGCCGATCACCCCCTATATTACCCAGTTTGTTTGCAAATCCGCCCTGTTTATCATGGGGTTGCGCCTGATCGTTACAGGGGACCGGATGAAGCAAAAGGGGGCTGTGGTGGCCAACCATGCCTCATGGCTGGATATATTCACCCTGAATGCGGCAAAACGGATCTACTTTGTTGCCAAATCCGAGGTCGCCGGTTGGCCGCTGATCGGCTGGCTGGCGCGGGCCACGGGCACGGTGTTTATCGCCCGCCGCCCGCAAGATGCAAAAATCCATTTGCAAATCTTTGAAGACCGCCTGAAAGCGGGCCATAAACTATTATTTTTCCCGGAAGGAACCTCGACCGATGGATTGCGGGTTATTCCTTTTAAATCAACGCTTTTTCAGGCGTTCTTTGTGCCGGAATTGCGCGATATCATGCATATTCAGCCGGTGACGGTGAAATACACGGCACCGGATGGCGAGGAAGAGCGGTTTTACGGCTGGTGGGGCGATATGGAGCTGGCCCCGCATTTGCTGAAAACACTGTCGGTGCGGCGCAATGGCTCGGTCGAGGTGATCTATCACCCGCCGGTCAGGGTGGCGGATTTCGACGGGCGCAAGGCGCTGGCGAAATATTGCGAGGATGTGGTGTGTTCGGGGTTCGAACATGGGGGATGA
- the proB gene encoding glutamate 5-kinase — MASLTHAKRLVIKIGSALLVDRDTGDLRAEWLHSLAQDVAWLRGQGADVILVSSGSIALGRGVLGLPATELALEQSQAAAAVGQIRLARAYEEELAPHGITTAQVLVTLEDSANRRRYLNSRATLEQLLSLGVVPIVNENDTIATDEIRYGDNDRLAAQVAVTVGADQLILLSDIDGFYNANPAQDAGAKRYDVIKQITPEIEAMAGDAGSGLSKGGMKTKLMAAKTAMAAGCGMAICNGFALRPLSALENGANATWFTPVDDPQTARKRWIGAMKPKGTVTVDAGAARALARGNSLLPAGVTAVTGDFGRGDPLTILGPDSAPLGAGLSRYTAQEAQLIKGRRSDEIEKILGYEPRTALIHRDDMVL; from the coding sequence ATGGCATCCCTGACCCATGCCAAACGTTTGGTGATCAAGATCGGCTCTGCCTTGCTGGTGGACCGCGACACGGGCGATTTGCGGGCTGAATGGCTGCATTCATTGGCGCAAGACGTGGCATGGCTGCGCGGGCAGGGGGCGGATGTTATTCTGGTTTCCTCTGGTTCCATTGCGCTGGGGCGCGGGGTGCTGGGCTTGCCTGCAACAGAACTGGCGCTGGAACAATCCCAGGCCGCCGCCGCTGTTGGCCAAATCCGTCTGGCCCGCGCTTACGAAGAAGAACTGGCGCCCCACGGCATCACCACCGCGCAGGTGCTGGTGACGCTGGAAGACAGTGCCAACCGCCGCCGCTATCTGAATTCCCGCGCCACGCTGGAACAGTTGCTGTCACTGGGCGTGGTGCCGATCGTCAATGAAAACGATACCATCGCCACCGACGAAATCCGCTATGGCGACAACGACCGGCTGGCGGCGCAGGTGGCGGTGACGGTGGGGGCGGACCAGTTGATATTGCTCTCGGACATTGACGGATTCTATAACGCCAATCCCGCGCAGGATGCGGGTGCCAAACGCTATGATGTGATCAAACAAATCACGCCGGAAATCGAGGCGATGGCGGGGGATGCGGGCTCCGGTCTGTCCAAGGGCGGGATGAAAACCAAACTGATGGCCGCGAAAACCGCGATGGCGGCGGGCTGTGGTATGGCCATATGCAACGGCTTTGCCCTGCGCCCGCTGAGCGCGCTGGAAAACGGCGCGAATGCTACCTGGTTCACGCCCGTGGACGATCCGCAAACCGCCCGCAAACGCTGGATTGGCGCAATGAAGCCCAAGGGCACAGTGACGGTAGACGCCGGTGCCGCCCGCGCGCTGGCCCGTGGCAATTCGCTGCTGCCCGCCGGTGTGACGGCCGTGACGGGGGATTTCGGCCGGGGCGATCCGCTGACCATCCTTGGTCCTGATAGTGCCCCGCTTGGCGCGGGCCTGTCGCGCTATACCGCGCAAGAGGCGCAATTGATCAAGGGGCGCCGTTCTGACGAGATCGAGAAAATCCTCGGCTACGAGCCACGCACTGCCCTGATCCACCGTGACGATATGGTCTTGTAA
- a CDS encoding GNAT family N-acetyltransferase, which produces MTFEDKKFELRLAQSRADLHAAQRLRYEVFIQELGGDGPLVDHEARLEKDEFDDFFDHLLLIDKTQPEGSDKHVVGVYRLLRGDMAEKAGRFYSEDEYDLSAIKSSGRRLMELGRSCVHPDYRGSRAMYVLWNGLGAYVLEHEIEVMFGVASFHGTDINAIREPLACLHHYHLAPEEMRARVLEPYFQTMDLLPVDRIDRRAAARAMPALIKAYLRLGGYVGEGAFIDHSFNTTDVFLLMDTQNISEKNRTLYTKGRHG; this is translated from the coding sequence ATGACCTTCGAAGACAAGAAATTCGAATTGCGCCTTGCACAGTCCAGGGCCGATCTGCACGCTGCCCAGCGGCTGCGTTACGAGGTGTTTATTCAGGAACTGGGCGGGGATGGCCCGCTGGTGGACCATGAGGCACGGCTGGAGAAAGATGAGTTTGACGACTTCTTTGACCACCTGTTGCTGATCGACAAAACTCAGCCTGAAGGCTCGGACAAGCATGTCGTCGGGGTTTACCGTCTGTTGCGCGGGGATATGGCCGAAAAGGCCGGGCGGTTCTATTCCGAGGACGAATATGACCTGAGCGCGATCAAATCCAGCGGCCGGCGGTTGATGGAACTGGGCCGATCCTGCGTGCATCCCGATTATCGCGGCAGCCGGGCGATGTATGTGTTGTGGAACGGCCTTGGCGCCTATGTGCTGGAACATGAAATCGAGGTGATGTTCGGGGTGGCCAGCTTCCATGGCACCGACATCAATGCCATCCGTGAGCCGCTTGCCTGTTTGCACCATTACCACCTTGCCCCCGAAGAGATGCGGGCCCGGGTGCTGGAACCCTATTTCCAGACTATGGATTTGCTGCCGGTCGACCGGATCGACCGCCGCGCCGCTGCCCGTGCCATGCCGGCGCTGATAAAGGCCTATCTGCGGCTGGGCGGTTATGTGGGCGAGGGCGCGTTTATTGATCACAGTTTCAACACCACCGATGTGTTTTTGCTGATGGATACGCAGAATATCAGCGAAAAGAACCGCACGCTTTATACCAAAGGGCGGCACGGATGA
- a CDS encoding GNAT family N-acetyltransferase — protein sequence MRLEQIINLPVIDTERFTLRPLRKSDAGLLELYSSDERIARSTTSIPHPLPPGTTEAFIARVTADDRREDVWVLDGSAHGHAELLGVIGLTCIERGQAEIGYWIAPAFWNTGYASQAVNALIDANPKVCKTIFAEVFQDNPASARVLTNAGFEYIGDAESFSVARDATVATWTYIRKMDEA from the coding sequence ATGAGACTTGAACAGATTATAAACCTGCCGGTTATTGATACCGAACGGTTCACCCTGCGCCCGTTGCGCAAATCAGATGCCGGTCTGCTAGAGCTTTACTCAAGCGACGAGAGGATTGCGCGTTCGACCACCTCGATCCCGCACCCGTTGCCACCAGGCACCACTGAAGCCTTTATCGCGCGTGTCACCGCGGATGATCGCCGCGAGGATGTCTGGGTTCTAGATGGCTCGGCCCATGGGCACGCAGAATTGCTGGGCGTGATCGGGCTGACCTGTATCGAACGCGGGCAGGCCGAAATCGGCTACTGGATTGCACCGGCTTTCTGGAACACCGGCTATGCCTCGCAAGCGGTCAATGCCCTGATCGACGCCAACCCAAAAGTGTGCAAAACGATCTTTGCCGAGGTGTTTCAGGACAACCCCGCATCAGCCCGTGTTCTGACCAACGCGGGGTTCGAATATATCGGCGATGCCGAGAGCTTTTCAGTGGCCCGCGATGCCACGGTGGCGACATGGACCTATATCAGGAAGATGGACGAGGCTTGA
- the rpmA gene encoding 50S ribosomal protein L27: MAHKKAGGSSRNGRDSAGRRLGVKKYGGEAVIPGNIILRQRGTKMWPGQGVGMGKDHTIFATVEGQVTFHKGLKRRTFISVLPAAEAAE; the protein is encoded by the coding sequence ATGGCACATAAAAAAGCAGGCGGTTCATCCCGCAACGGTCGCGACTCTGCCGGTCGCCGCCTTGGTGTTAAGAAATATGGCGGCGAAGCTGTCATTCCAGGCAACATTATCCTGCGTCAGCGCGGCACAAAGATGTGGCCGGGCCAAGGTGTAGGCATGGGCAAGGATCACACAATCTTTGCAACTGTCGAAGGTCAGGTGACCTTCCACAAAGGCCTTAAACGCCGCACATTTATTTCGGTCCTTCCGGCAGCGGAGGCCGCTGAATAA
- a CDS encoding VOC family protein: MGDDRKTPAGAVSFLVLYARDMSETVAFYTGLGLAFQSEQHGAGPKHYCCQLDALALEIYPSEGGDIGGSAMVGIKVANLDRLKLPQNNIVAQTAPFGDGWRVIIKDPDGRNVFLFEADHA; this comes from the coding sequence ATGGGGGATGATCGCAAAACGCCTGCTGGTGCGGTTTCATTTCTGGTTCTTTATGCACGGGATATGTCTGAAACCGTGGCGTTTTACACCGGACTGGGGCTGGCGTTTCAAAGCGAGCAACATGGCGCGGGACCAAAGCATTACTGTTGCCAACTGGACGCCTTGGCGCTGGAAATCTATCCGTCCGAGGGCGGGGACATCGGCGGATCGGCAATGGTTGGCATAAAGGTTGCCAATCTGGACCGTCTGAAATTGCCACAAAACAACATAGTTGCCCAAACTGCGCCTTTCGGGGATGGGTGGCGTGTGATTATCAAAGATCCTGATGGCAGGAATGTTTTTTTATTTGAAGCGGACCACGCCTGA
- the obgE gene encoding GTPase ObgE, producing the protein MKFLDLAKVYIRSGGGGGGCVSFRREKYIEYGGPNGGDGGRGGDVWVEGVDGLNTLIDFRYQQHFFAKNGQAGMGAQRTGADGDDIVLRVPVGCEILDEDEETVIADITEVGQRVLLAKGGNGGFGNLHFKSPTNRAPRRANPGQEGVERTLWLRLKLIADAGLLGMPNAGKSTFLAATSNARPKIADYPFTTLHPNLGVVGVDNAEFVMADIPGLIAGASEGRGIGDRFLGHVERCSVLLHLVDATSEDVAEDYRVIINELEQYGGHLADKPRVTALNKIDALDDEERIEKRAELEAAVGGPVFMMSGVSGEGLIDVLRAVRAEITEDKLRIKKAEAAGSEDDSGEEAQWHP; encoded by the coding sequence ATGAAATTCCTCGATCTAGCCAAAGTTTACATCCGCTCGGGCGGCGGCGGCGGCGGCTGTGTGTCGTTCAGGCGTGAAAAATACATCGAATACGGTGGTCCCAACGGTGGCGATGGCGGCCGTGGTGGCGATGTCTGGGTCGAAGGCGTGGACGGGCTGAACACGCTGATCGATTTTCGTTATCAGCAGCATTTCTTTGCCAAAAACGGCCAAGCCGGCATGGGCGCGCAACGCACCGGTGCCGATGGCGACGATATTGTCCTGCGGGTGCCTGTGGGCTGTGAAATTCTGGACGAGGACGAAGAAACCGTTATCGCCGATATCACCGAGGTAGGCCAACGCGTGTTGCTGGCCAAGGGCGGCAACGGCGGCTTTGGCAACCTGCATTTCAAATCCCCCACCAACCGCGCCCCACGCCGCGCCAATCCGGGGCAGGAAGGGGTCGAACGCACCCTGTGGCTGCGCCTGAAACTGATTGCCGACGCGGGCCTTCTGGGCATGCCCAACGCTGGCAAATCCACCTTTCTGGCCGCCACATCCAACGCGCGGCCCAAGATTGCCGATTACCCCTTCACCACGCTGCACCCCAATCTGGGCGTGGTCGGTGTGGATAACGCCGAATTCGTGATGGCCGACATTCCCGGCCTGATCGCCGGTGCCTCTGAAGGGCGCGGCATTGGCGACCGGTTCCTTGGCCATGTCGAACGCTGCTCGGTTCTGCTGCATCTGGTGGATGCCACCAGCGAAGATGTGGCCGAAGATTACCGCGTGATCATCAACGAGCTGGAGCAATATGGCGGCCATTTGGCCGACAAGCCCCGCGTAACCGCGCTGAACAAAATAGACGCGCTGGATGATGAAGAACGCATCGAAAAACGCGCCGAACTAGAGGCCGCTGTGGGTGGCCCCGTCTTTATGATGTCGGGCGTGTCTGGCGAAGGGCTGATCGACGTTTTACGTGCGGTTCGGGCCGAGATCACCGAAGACAAATTGCGGATCAAAAAGGCCGAGGCGGCCGGGTCGGAGGACGACAGCGGGGAGGAAGCCCAATGGCATCCCTGA
- a CDS encoding DUF3553 domain-containing protein, with protein MNELLEPGMLVKHPTRPEWGLGQVQSRINGKITVNFEHAGKVVIVGSEIELMLVDP; from the coding sequence ATGAATGAATTACTGGAACCGGGCATGTTGGTGAAACACCCGACCCGGCCCGAGTGGGGCCTTGGACAGGTACAATCACGGATAAATGGTAAAATAACCGTTAATTTTGAACATGCAGGCAAGGTTGTTATTGTCGGGAGCGAGATTGAACTCATGCTGGTGGATCCTTGA
- a CDS encoding gamma carbonic anhydrase family protein produces MTLYAIDGKSPTLPVEGDYWIAPDANIIGNVVLQTAASVWFGCTLRGDNELIFVGAGSNIQENCVLHTDPGYALTIGANCTIGHKAMLHGCTIGSNSLIGMGATVLNGARIGKNCLIGAGALITEGKEIPDGSLVVGAPGKVVRELDQTAIQGLTTSALHYQENMRRFRDGLTVIQAGV; encoded by the coding sequence ATGACCCTATATGCCATCGACGGAAAATCCCCCACCCTGCCCGTTGAGGGCGACTACTGGATCGCGCCCGATGCCAACATCATCGGCAATGTGGTGCTGCAAACGGCCGCGTCTGTCTGGTTCGGCTGCACCCTGCGCGGCGATAACGAGCTGATCTTTGTCGGCGCCGGCAGCAATATTCAGGAAAACTGCGTGCTGCACACCGATCCGGGCTATGCCCTGACCATCGGCGCCAATTGCACCATCGGCCACAAGGCCATGCTGCACGGTTGCACCATCGGCAGCAATTCCCTGATCGGCATGGGGGCCACGGTGCTGAACGGCGCGCGGATCGGCAAAAACTGCCTGATCGGGGCCGGCGCGCTGATCACCGAAGGCAAGGAAATTCCTGACGGATCACTAGTAGTGGGCGCGCCGGGCAAAGTGGTGCGCGAGTTGGACCAGACGGCCATTCAGGGCCTGACCACAAGTGCCCTGCACTATCAGGAAAACATGCGCCGGTTTCGGGATGGTTTGACGGTGATTCAGGCCGGGGTTTAA
- the gmk gene encoding guanylate kinase, giving the protein MSNKRRGLLIILSSPSGAGKSTLSKRLINWDPTIGFSVSATTRPPRPGEVDGKDYYFKSHDEFAALVDSGEMLEHAEVFGNFYGSPKGPVESAINEGRDVLFDIDWQGGQQVRASALGKHVLSIFILPPSIAELERRLHTRAQDSDEVIATRMKKSRDEISHWDEYDYVLVNDELDETENRLKTIIQAERMRKSQQPWLMDHIRALNKEFEERQ; this is encoded by the coding sequence ATGAGCAACAAAAGACGCGGGTTACTGATCATCTTGTCCTCGCCCTCGGGTGCGGGGAAGTCGACGCTCTCCAAACGGCTGATCAACTGGGATCCGACAATCGGCTTTTCGGTTTCCGCCACCACCCGTCCGCCGCGCCCGGGTGAGGTGGACGGCAAGGATTACTACTTCAAATCCCACGATGAATTTGCAGCACTGGTAGACAGCGGCGAGATGCTGGAACATGCCGAGGTGTTCGGCAATTTCTACGGCTCGCCCAAAGGACCGGTTGAAAGCGCCATCAACGAAGGGCGCGATGTGCTGTTTGACATCGACTGGCAAGGCGGCCAACAGGTGCGCGCCTCTGCGCTGGGCAAACATGTGCTGTCGATCTTTATCCTGCCCCCCTCGATCGCCGAGCTGGAGCGCCGCCTGCACACCCGCGCGCAGGACAGTGACGAGGTGATTGCCACACGGATGAAGAAAAGCCGCGATGAAATCAGCCACTGGGACGAATACGACTATGTGCTGGTGAACGATGAACTGGATGAAACCGAAAACCGGCTGAAAACCATCATTCAGGCCGAACGGATGCGCAAAAGCCAGCAACCCTGGCTGATGGACCATATCCGCGCATTGAACAAGGAATTCGAGGAACGCCAATGA
- a CDS encoding glutamate-5-semialdehyde dehydrogenase, with protein MSDEIKTMMADLGARAKAASAELGFASSEAKEKALMAAADAIIANTDDILAANEKDMAYGRDKGLTAAMLDRLMLDRDRIAAMAVGLRTVAAQKDPVGDVIAEWDMPSGLHIKRVRTPLGVIGVIYESRPNVTADAGALCLKAGNAVILRGGSESFHSSGAIHGCLVQGLKAAGLPADAILRVPTRDRAAVQEMLRMTDSIDVIVPRGGKGLVGLVQREARVPVFAHLEGIVHVYIDASADPDKTRKVVLNAKTRRTGICGAAECLLVHRDAAGLGQQVIDDLIAAGIEVRAGEGLQGSKPATDEDFGMEYLDSIIAAKMVDDIDAAIAHIREFGSNHTDAIMAEDAAAAARFFERLDSAILMHNASTQFADGGEFGMGAEIGIATGKMHARGPVGAEQLTSFKYIVTGDGAVRA; from the coding sequence ATGAGCGATGAAATCAAAACCATGATGGCCGATCTGGGCGCCCGCGCCAAAGCGGCCTCGGCCGAACTGGGGTTTGCCAGTTCCGAGGCCAAGGAAAAGGCACTGATGGCGGCGGCTGATGCGATTATTGCCAATACGGACGATATTCTGGCGGCCAATGAAAAAGACATGGCCTATGGCCGTGACAAGGGGCTGACAGCGGCGATGCTGGACCGGTTGATGCTGGATCGAGACCGGATTGCCGCGATGGCGGTGGGCTTGCGCACAGTGGCGGCGCAAAAGGATCCGGTGGGTGATGTGATTGCCGAATGGGACATGCCCAGTGGCCTGCATATCAAACGGGTGCGCACACCTTTGGGGGTGATCGGCGTGATCTATGAAAGCCGCCCGAATGTGACGGCGGATGCGGGTGCCTTGTGCCTGAAGGCGGGCAACGCGGTGATCCTGCGCGGCGGCTCGGAAAGCTTCCATTCCTCTGGCGCGATCCACGGCTGTCTGGTGCAGGGGCTAAAGGCAGCCGGTCTGCCCGCGGACGCCATTTTGCGCGTGCCGACACGGGATCGGGCGGCGGTGCAGGAAATGCTGCGCATGACCGACAGTATCGACGTGATCGTGCCGCGCGGCGGCAAGGGTCTGGTCGGGCTGGTGCAGCGCGAGGCCCGCGTGCCGGTGTTCGCCCATCTTGAGGGTATTGTGCATGTCTATATCGATGCTTCGGCGGATCCGGATAAGACCCGCAAGGTGGTGCTGAATGCCAAGACGCGGCGCACGGGGATTTGTGGTGCTGCGGAATGTTTGCTGGTGCATCGGGATGCGGCAGGGCTGGGCCAGCAGGTGATTGACGATCTGATCGCGGCGGGGATCGAGGTGCGGGCCGGAGAGGGGTTGCAGGGTAGCAAACCCGCAACCGATGAGGATTTCGGCATGGAATATCTGGATTCAATCATTGCCGCCAAAATGGTGGATGATATTGACGCCGCGATTGCCCATATCCGTGAATTCGGCAGCAACCATACCGATGCCATCATGGCCGAGGATGCGGCTGCGGCCGCACGGTTTTTCGAGCGGCTGGACAGTGCGATTTTGATGCATAATGCCTCGACCCAGTTTGCCGATGGTGGCGAATTCGGTATGGGGGCGGAAATCGGTATTGCGACGGGTAAAATGCACGCCCGCGGACCGGTCGGGGCCGAGCAACTGACTAGTTTCAAATATATCGTTACAGGCGACGGGGCAGTGCGCGCCTAG
- a CDS encoding class I SAM-dependent methyltransferase, whose protein sequence is MLRTISTLPALALLIVDTPTLFERLYRYEWYKSPLTDWLDALKVGENAKLLELGCGPGNFARDIASSGVVVTAMDRSGKMIKRATGGKGAVEFLVGDATQTGMGAEQFDFVLSSSLINVVPDGKQLLTEVARVLRPGGTASVLFPTPEFDGAHAERIIADYRCGVFAAGALRLWASKARKLDPQDVCDSFEDCGFGPANVSSFLDGGLAAVTGKKKSA, encoded by the coding sequence ATGCTTAGAACCATTTCGACACTTCCGGCGTTGGCATTGTTAATCGTTGATACGCCCACATTATTCGAGCGCCTATACCGGTACGAATGGTATAAATCCCCGTTAACCGACTGGCTCGATGCGCTGAAAGTCGGGGAAAACGCCAAATTGCTGGAATTGGGATGCGGGCCGGGCAATTTTGCCCGCGATATTGCATCAAGCGGCGTTGTTGTAACCGCGATGGACCGATCCGGAAAAATGATCAAAAGGGCCACCGGCGGGAAGGGGGCGGTTGAATTTCTGGTCGGGGATGCGACGCAAACAGGGATGGGGGCAGAGCAGTTCGATTTTGTGCTGTCGTCCTCGCTGATCAATGTGGTGCCGGATGGCAAACAACTGTTAACCGAAGTGGCGCGGGTGTTAAGGCCCGGTGGCACGGCCTCGGTTCTGTTTCCGACGCCGGAATTTGACGGGGCACATGCGGAACGGATAATCGCGGATTACCGATGCGGGGTTTTCGCGGCGGGGGCGTTGCGTCTGTGGGCCTCCAAAGCGCGAAAACTGGACCCGCAGGATGTCTGCGACAGTTTTGAGGACTGCGGGTTCGGTCCAGCCAATGTCAGTTCTTTTCTGGATGGCGGCCTTGCGGCGGTTACCGGCAAAAAGAAATCCGCTTAA
- a CDS encoding histidine phosphotransferase family protein: MTTQSTIAALIGSRICHDLISPLGAIGNGVELLGMAGSVDGPEMALISESVASANARIRFFRIAFGAASPGAMVGLSEITSILRDMGAAGRVQYDWNSENSLSRSEVKLAFLLIQCFQSAMAFGGTVKVRQGPDGWRLACTADKMNIDPEKWEMLVSPVNKVDLSPSDVHFALVPDAALQANRALKTDLREGTIALSF, from the coding sequence ATGACCACACAAAGCACCATCGCCGCCCTGATCGGCTCGCGTATCTGTCACGATCTTATCAGCCCTCTGGGGGCGATTGGCAACGGGGTTGAACTGCTGGGCATGGCGGGATCGGTGGACGGTCCGGAAATGGCGCTGATCAGCGAAAGTGTTGCCAGTGCCAATGCCCGCATCCGGTTTTTCCGCATCGCGTTTGGCGCGGCAAGTCCGGGGGCCATGGTCGGTCTGTCCGAAATCACCTCGATCCTGCGCGATATGGGGGCGGCCGGTCGGGTGCAATATGACTGGAACAGCGAAAACAGCCTGTCCCGTTCCGAAGTAAAGCTGGCCTTTTTGCTGATCCAGTGTTTCCAAAGCGCGATGGCTTTTGGCGGCACCGTCAAAGTGCGTCAGGGGCCGGATGGCTGGCGGCTGGCCTGCACGGCTGACAAAATGAACATTGATCCGGAAAAATGGGAAATGCTGGTTTCACCGGTCAACAAAGTTGATCTGTCTCCGTCCGATGTTCACTTTGCGCTGGTTCCCGATGCGGCTCTACAGGCAAACCGCGCCCTGAAAACCGACCTGCGGGAAGGCACGATTGCCTTGTCTTTTTAA